Proteins co-encoded in one Amaranthus tricolor cultivar Red isolate AtriRed21 chromosome 7, ASM2621246v1, whole genome shotgun sequence genomic window:
- the LOC130818713 gene encoding ARF guanine-nucleotide exchange factor GNOM-like isoform X1: MSCLELQPGSLACMVNTEIGAVLAVMRRNVRWGNHFTSVDDQQEHSLIQSLKTLRKKMFTWHAQWHSVNPVMYLQPFLDVIQSEETSAPITSVALSSVYKILMLDMFDMNTIGIHNTMHLIVDSVTNCHFEVTDPTSEEVVLMKILQVLLSCVKSKVSVALSNQHICNIVDTCFRVVQQTSAKSELLQRIARHSMHELVRSIFSRLPEVDSTCHKHAGGGNLTNDEIQQVIGDFSFAAPQSGSKDSTPQLDQLAIAYSTSSPSTTLVDGPTDGSATKEVTQYDSHLMTQKFGVPCMVEVLHFLCSLLNITEHVDQVRKSNSLAFDEDVPLFSLTLINSAIELGGSSFHRHPRLLNLIQDNLFCSLMQFGLTTSPLILSMVCSIVLNLYLHLRSKLKLQLEAFFSSVILRLAQSRYVASYQQQEVAMEALVDFCRQKTFVMELYANYDCDISSRNIFEELVTLLSKSAFPVNSPLSTMHILALEGLIAAIQGIAERIGDEQVGRANVPLAFEEYKPFWLFKCDSYEAPVHWVPFLRKMKFIKQQLSTGADHFNRDPRKGLEFLQKIRLLPEKLDAQSVAFFLRFTCGLDKNVVGDFLGNHEEFNVQVLDQFAQTFDFKGMTLDTALRIFLETFKLPGEAQKIQRVLEAFSARYYEQSPHIFANKDAALLLSYSIILLNTDQHNAQVKKKMTEEDFIRNNRCINGGNDLPRELLSGLYHSICENEIRISPEQGSGPCELRQSHWIDLMQKTQNTAPYIVAAFKPYLDDDMFAIISGPTVAAISVVFDHAEEEDAYQLCIDGFLAAAKIAAYFHLDSVLDDIVSSLCKFTTLLNPSYYEDFLYAYSNDTRARMATTAVFTIANSYGDYIRTGWQNIINCILRFFEFGFLSSFSVSDVADEPAFSTVSGNVKPLANSISLPHMPTVAPKKPSGLMGRFSQLLSFEVEEPISQPSEEELAAQQCILEIVQKCQINNIFLECKFLQADSLMHLVGAVVAEQAQTETRYPEDEVNAVFCLELLIAITLNNRDRISLLWQSVYEHISNIVQSIVVPCALVEKAVFGLLRICRRLLPYKENLVDELLRSLQLVLKLDARVADAYCEQITQEVGQLVRTNAHCIRSQMGWRVILSLLAITARHPDASEAGFEALCFIMGDGAHLLPLNFILCVDGARQFAESRVGEVERSVHALDLMSGSLTCLVQWARESKEVMNEDAAAAAMFTQNIGEMWLRLVQGLRKLCLDDREAVRNHSLFSLQKCLSGVQEIHLSHNQWLQCFDVVIFPLLDDFLEIARGPSSKTYRNMEAVLVVAIKLLSKVFLLSINEVMQLPRFEKLWMSVLSQMESYMKVKIRGKKSEKLQELVPELIKNSLLIMKAGEVLKPENGSSGDTSSLWELTWSHVNKLAPSLQSEVFTDAELDKARARGQTSQGNIEALQVSTCVSVVSTTTKIVAQEG; encoded by the exons ATGAGTTGTTTAGAGTTGCAACCTGGTTCTTTGGCGTGTATGGTTAACACGGAAATAGGTGCTGTTTTGGCCGTAATGAGAAGGAATGTCAGATGGGGAAATCATTTTACATCAGTTGATGATCAGCAAGAGCACTCTCTGATTCAGTCCCTTAAGACTCTGAGAAAGAAAATGTTCACATGGCATGCTCAATGGCATAGTGTTAATCCTGTCATGTATCTCCAACCTTTTCTAGATGTCATTCAATCCGAAGAAACTAGTGCTCCCATTACGAGTGTTGCTTTGTCATCAGTGTATAAAATCTTAATGCTTGATATGTTTGATATGAATACCATCGGTATTCATAATACAATGCATTTGATTGTTGATTCTGTGACAAACTGTCATTTTGAGGTTACTGATCCGACATCTGAAGAGGTGGTACTAATGAAGATACTTCAAGTTCTTTTATCTTGTGTAAAAAGTAAAGTATCAGTTGCTTTGAGTAATCAGCATATCTGCAACATAGTGGATACTTGTTTTCGGGTTGTTCAGCAAACTAGCGCAAAGAGTGAGTTATTGCAGCGCATTGCTCGGCATTCAATGCACGAACTTGTCCGCTCAATTTTTTCACGACTTCCAGAAGTTGACAGTACGTGTCACAAGCATGCTGGTGGAGGTAACTTAACTAATGATGAG ATTCAGCAGGTTATTGGCGATTTTAGTTTCGCTGCTCCCCAATCTGGTTCTAAAGATAGCACTCCACAACTTGATCAACTGGCAATTGCATATTCGACTTCTAGTCCTTCCACTACCTTGGTTGATGGTCCAACTGATGGGTCTGCAACAAAGGAAGTCACGCAATATGATTCACATCTCATGACTCAGAAATTTGGAGTTCCGTGTATGGTTGAGGTACTTCATTTCTTGTGTTCGTTGTTGAACATTACTGAACATGTGGATCAGGTTCGGAAATCCAACTCTTTGGCTTTTGATGAAGATGTGCCCCTTTTCTCCTTGACCTTGATTAATTCAGCCATTGAGTTAGGTGGATCTTCATTCCATAGGCACCCACGTTTACTGAATTTGATTCAAGATAATTTATTCTGCAGTTTGATGCAATTTGGTTTAACTACAAGTCCACTCATTCTTTCCATGGTTTGTAGCATTGTTCTGAATCTTTATTTGCACTTGCGTTCTAAGCTGAAACTACAGTTGGAGGCTTTCTTTTCTTCTGTGATTTTGAGGCTTGCACAGAGCAGGTATGTGGCTTCTTATCAGCAACAGGAAGTGGCTATGGAGGCCCTTGTTGACTTTTGTAGGCAGAAAACATTTGTAATGGAGCTGTATGCTAACTACGATTGTGATATTAGCTCTAGGAATATATTTGAAGAGTTGGTTACTTTGTTATCAAAAAGCGCATTTCCTGTCAATAGTCCTCTCTCCACGATGCATATTCTTGCTTTGGAAGGCTTAATTGCAGCCATCCAGGGTATCGCTGAGAGGATTGGGGATGAACAGGTTGGTCGGGCTAATGTTCCCCTCGCATTTGAGGAGTATAAGCCATTTTGGTTGTTTAAGTGTGATAGTTATGAGGCACCTGTTCACTGGGTTCCATTTCTTCGCAAAATGAAGTTTATCAAGCAGCAATTGTCGACTGGCGCTGATCATTTTAATCGAGATCCCAGAAAAGGTTTAGAATTTCTTCAGAAAATACGCTTGCTCCCTGAAAAACTTGATGCGCAAAGTGTAGCCTTCTTTTTAAGATTTACTTGTGGGTTGGATAAGAATGTTGTTGGGGATTTCCTGGGAAATCACGAGGAGTTTAATGTTCAGGTCCTTGATCAATTTGCACAgacttttgattttaagggcATGACTTTAGATACTGCATTACGGATATTTTTGGAGACATTCAAACTCCCAGGAGAGGCACAAAAGATACAGAGAGTTCTCGAGGCATTCTCAGCTAGATACTACGAGCAATCGCCGCACATATTCGCTAACAAGGATGCTGCACTTTTGTTGTCCTATTCAATTATACTGCTTAATACTGATCAACACAATGCACAGGTGAAAAAGAAGATGACAGAGGAGGATTTTATACGGAATAATAGGTGTATCAATGGTGGTAATGATCTTCCTCGGGAGTTGCTGTCCGGGTTGTATCATTCAATCTGTGAGAATGAGATACGTATTTCTCCAGAGCAAGGTTCTGGACCGTGTGAATTGAGGCAGAGCCATTGGATTGATCTTATGCAGAAAACCCAGAATACAGCCCCTTATATAGTAGCAGCTTTTAAGCCATATCTCGATGATGATATGTTTGCTATAATATCAGGACCAACTGTTGCTGCTATTTCTGTTGTATTTGATCATGCAGAAGAGGAGGATGCTTACCAACTTTGCATTGATGGCTTCTTAGCTGCTGCTAAGATTGCAGCATACTTCCATCTTGATTCTGTGCTAGACGATATAGTGAGCTCCCTTTGCAAGTTTACAACTCTCTTGAACCCATCATATTATGAGGATTTTCTTTATGCTTATAGTAATGACACAAGGGCTAGAATGGCAACAACTGCTGTGTTTACTATTGCCAATAGCTATGGTGACTATATTCGAACAGGCTGGCAAAATATTATAAACTGCATCTTGCGTTTTTTTGAGTTTGGCTTTCTTTCTTCCTTTTCTGTAAGTGATGTTGCTGATGAGCCAGCATTCTCCACTGTCTCCGGAAATGTTAAGCCTCTTGCTAACTCAATATCTTTGCCTCACATGCCAACTGTTGCTCCTAAGAAACCTTCTGGGCTGATGGGCCGCTTTAGTCAGCTCCTATCCTTTGAAGTAGAGGAGCCAATATCTCAGCCCTCTGAAGAAGAACTTGCTGCTCAACAGTGTATCCTGGAGATAGTTCAGAAGTGCCAAATCAACAACATTTTTTTAGAGTGTAAATTTTTACAAGCAGATTCCTTGATGCATCTAGTAGGTGCTGTTGTGGCAGAGCAGGCTCAGACAGAAACTAGATATCCTGAGGATGAAGTTAATGCTGTTTTTTGTCTTGAGTTGTTAATTGCTATCACTCTGAACAATCGAGATCGGATCTCACTATTATGGCAGTCTGTCTATGAGCATATCTCTAATATTGTTCAATCAATAGTGGTTCCTTGTGCTTTAGTAGAAAAGGCCGTTTTCGGGCTTTTAAGAATTTGCCGACGCTTACTGCCCTATAAAGAAAATTTAGTTGATGAACTTTTGAGGTCACTCCAGTTAGTTTTGAAGCTTGATGCTCGAGTTGCTGATGCTTATTGTGAACAAATTACACAGGAAGTAGGACAGCTTGTGAGGACAAATGCCCACTGCATTAGATCACAAATGGGGTGGCGTGTGATCTTGTCTCTTCTTGCCATTACAGCGCGGCATCCAGATGCGTCTGAGGCTGGGTTTGAAGCACTATGTTTTATAATGGGCGACGGCGCACACCTATTACCTTTAAACTTCATTCTCTGTGTTGATGGAGCAAGGCAATTTGCTGAATCTCGTGTTGGTGAAGTGGAGCGATCTGTTCATGCATTGGATTTGATGTCAGGATCATTAACTTGCCTAGTGCAGTGGGCACGTGAGAGCAAGGAAGTTATGAATGAGGATGCTGCTGCAGCTGCCATGTTCACTCAGAACATTGGTGAGATGTGGTTGAGACTTGTGCAAGGATTGAGAAAGCTTTGTTTGGATGACAGAGAGGCAGTTCGAAACCACTCTCTTTTTTCACTCCAAAAATGCTTGAGTGGAGTGCAAGAGATCCATCTTTCACATAACCAATGGTTACAGTGTTTTGATGTGGTCATTTTCCCACTGCTGGATGATTTTCTTGAAATTGCACGAGGGCCGTCTTCAAAAACTTACAGAAACATGGAAGCGGTGCTTGTGGTTGCCATCAAGCTCCTGTCTAAAGTTTTTTTACTCTCTATCAATGAAGTTATGCAGTTGCCAAGATTCGAAAAACTGTGGATGTCCGTATTAAGCCAGATGGAAAGTTATATGAAGGTCAAAATTAGAGGAAAAAAGAGTGAGAAACTTCAGGAACTTGTTCCTGAACTCATCAAGAACTCGTTGCTTATAATGAAGGCAGGAGAAGTCCTTAAACCAGAAAATGGGTCAAGTGGAGATACTAGTAGTTTATGGGAGTTAACATGGTCACATGTGAACAAACTTGCACCTTCTTTGCAAAGTGAAGTGTTTACAGATGCTGAATTAGATAAAGCCAGAGCTAGAGGACAGACTAGTCAAGGTAATATAGAAGCACTCCAAGTCTCTACCTGTGTCAGTGTGGTTTCTACCACAACCAAAATTGTGGCTCAAGAAGGTTAA
- the LOC130818713 gene encoding ARF guanine-nucleotide exchange factor GNOM-like isoform X2: MTQKFGVPCMVEVLHFLCSLLNITEHVDQVRKSNSLAFDEDVPLFSLTLINSAIELGGSSFHRHPRLLNLIQDNLFCSLMQFGLTTSPLILSMVCSIVLNLYLHLRSKLKLQLEAFFSSVILRLAQSRYVASYQQQEVAMEALVDFCRQKTFVMELYANYDCDISSRNIFEELVTLLSKSAFPVNSPLSTMHILALEGLIAAIQGIAERIGDEQVGRANVPLAFEEYKPFWLFKCDSYEAPVHWVPFLRKMKFIKQQLSTGADHFNRDPRKGLEFLQKIRLLPEKLDAQSVAFFLRFTCGLDKNVVGDFLGNHEEFNVQVLDQFAQTFDFKGMTLDTALRIFLETFKLPGEAQKIQRVLEAFSARYYEQSPHIFANKDAALLLSYSIILLNTDQHNAQVKKKMTEEDFIRNNRCINGGNDLPRELLSGLYHSICENEIRISPEQGSGPCELRQSHWIDLMQKTQNTAPYIVAAFKPYLDDDMFAIISGPTVAAISVVFDHAEEEDAYQLCIDGFLAAAKIAAYFHLDSVLDDIVSSLCKFTTLLNPSYYEDFLYAYSNDTRARMATTAVFTIANSYGDYIRTGWQNIINCILRFFEFGFLSSFSVSDVADEPAFSTVSGNVKPLANSISLPHMPTVAPKKPSGLMGRFSQLLSFEVEEPISQPSEEELAAQQCILEIVQKCQINNIFLECKFLQADSLMHLVGAVVAEQAQTETRYPEDEVNAVFCLELLIAITLNNRDRISLLWQSVYEHISNIVQSIVVPCALVEKAVFGLLRICRRLLPYKENLVDELLRSLQLVLKLDARVADAYCEQITQEVGQLVRTNAHCIRSQMGWRVILSLLAITARHPDASEAGFEALCFIMGDGAHLLPLNFILCVDGARQFAESRVGEVERSVHALDLMSGSLTCLVQWARESKEVMNEDAAAAAMFTQNIGEMWLRLVQGLRKLCLDDREAVRNHSLFSLQKCLSGVQEIHLSHNQWLQCFDVVIFPLLDDFLEIARGPSSKTYRNMEAVLVVAIKLLSKVFLLSINEVMQLPRFEKLWMSVLSQMESYMKVKIRGKKSEKLQELVPELIKNSLLIMKAGEVLKPENGSSGDTSSLWELTWSHVNKLAPSLQSEVFTDAELDKARARGQTSQGNIEALQVSTCVSVVSTTTKIVAQEG, translated from the coding sequence ATGACTCAGAAATTTGGAGTTCCGTGTATGGTTGAGGTACTTCATTTCTTGTGTTCGTTGTTGAACATTACTGAACATGTGGATCAGGTTCGGAAATCCAACTCTTTGGCTTTTGATGAAGATGTGCCCCTTTTCTCCTTGACCTTGATTAATTCAGCCATTGAGTTAGGTGGATCTTCATTCCATAGGCACCCACGTTTACTGAATTTGATTCAAGATAATTTATTCTGCAGTTTGATGCAATTTGGTTTAACTACAAGTCCACTCATTCTTTCCATGGTTTGTAGCATTGTTCTGAATCTTTATTTGCACTTGCGTTCTAAGCTGAAACTACAGTTGGAGGCTTTCTTTTCTTCTGTGATTTTGAGGCTTGCACAGAGCAGGTATGTGGCTTCTTATCAGCAACAGGAAGTGGCTATGGAGGCCCTTGTTGACTTTTGTAGGCAGAAAACATTTGTAATGGAGCTGTATGCTAACTACGATTGTGATATTAGCTCTAGGAATATATTTGAAGAGTTGGTTACTTTGTTATCAAAAAGCGCATTTCCTGTCAATAGTCCTCTCTCCACGATGCATATTCTTGCTTTGGAAGGCTTAATTGCAGCCATCCAGGGTATCGCTGAGAGGATTGGGGATGAACAGGTTGGTCGGGCTAATGTTCCCCTCGCATTTGAGGAGTATAAGCCATTTTGGTTGTTTAAGTGTGATAGTTATGAGGCACCTGTTCACTGGGTTCCATTTCTTCGCAAAATGAAGTTTATCAAGCAGCAATTGTCGACTGGCGCTGATCATTTTAATCGAGATCCCAGAAAAGGTTTAGAATTTCTTCAGAAAATACGCTTGCTCCCTGAAAAACTTGATGCGCAAAGTGTAGCCTTCTTTTTAAGATTTACTTGTGGGTTGGATAAGAATGTTGTTGGGGATTTCCTGGGAAATCACGAGGAGTTTAATGTTCAGGTCCTTGATCAATTTGCACAgacttttgattttaagggcATGACTTTAGATACTGCATTACGGATATTTTTGGAGACATTCAAACTCCCAGGAGAGGCACAAAAGATACAGAGAGTTCTCGAGGCATTCTCAGCTAGATACTACGAGCAATCGCCGCACATATTCGCTAACAAGGATGCTGCACTTTTGTTGTCCTATTCAATTATACTGCTTAATACTGATCAACACAATGCACAGGTGAAAAAGAAGATGACAGAGGAGGATTTTATACGGAATAATAGGTGTATCAATGGTGGTAATGATCTTCCTCGGGAGTTGCTGTCCGGGTTGTATCATTCAATCTGTGAGAATGAGATACGTATTTCTCCAGAGCAAGGTTCTGGACCGTGTGAATTGAGGCAGAGCCATTGGATTGATCTTATGCAGAAAACCCAGAATACAGCCCCTTATATAGTAGCAGCTTTTAAGCCATATCTCGATGATGATATGTTTGCTATAATATCAGGACCAACTGTTGCTGCTATTTCTGTTGTATTTGATCATGCAGAAGAGGAGGATGCTTACCAACTTTGCATTGATGGCTTCTTAGCTGCTGCTAAGATTGCAGCATACTTCCATCTTGATTCTGTGCTAGACGATATAGTGAGCTCCCTTTGCAAGTTTACAACTCTCTTGAACCCATCATATTATGAGGATTTTCTTTATGCTTATAGTAATGACACAAGGGCTAGAATGGCAACAACTGCTGTGTTTACTATTGCCAATAGCTATGGTGACTATATTCGAACAGGCTGGCAAAATATTATAAACTGCATCTTGCGTTTTTTTGAGTTTGGCTTTCTTTCTTCCTTTTCTGTAAGTGATGTTGCTGATGAGCCAGCATTCTCCACTGTCTCCGGAAATGTTAAGCCTCTTGCTAACTCAATATCTTTGCCTCACATGCCAACTGTTGCTCCTAAGAAACCTTCTGGGCTGATGGGCCGCTTTAGTCAGCTCCTATCCTTTGAAGTAGAGGAGCCAATATCTCAGCCCTCTGAAGAAGAACTTGCTGCTCAACAGTGTATCCTGGAGATAGTTCAGAAGTGCCAAATCAACAACATTTTTTTAGAGTGTAAATTTTTACAAGCAGATTCCTTGATGCATCTAGTAGGTGCTGTTGTGGCAGAGCAGGCTCAGACAGAAACTAGATATCCTGAGGATGAAGTTAATGCTGTTTTTTGTCTTGAGTTGTTAATTGCTATCACTCTGAACAATCGAGATCGGATCTCACTATTATGGCAGTCTGTCTATGAGCATATCTCTAATATTGTTCAATCAATAGTGGTTCCTTGTGCTTTAGTAGAAAAGGCCGTTTTCGGGCTTTTAAGAATTTGCCGACGCTTACTGCCCTATAAAGAAAATTTAGTTGATGAACTTTTGAGGTCACTCCAGTTAGTTTTGAAGCTTGATGCTCGAGTTGCTGATGCTTATTGTGAACAAATTACACAGGAAGTAGGACAGCTTGTGAGGACAAATGCCCACTGCATTAGATCACAAATGGGGTGGCGTGTGATCTTGTCTCTTCTTGCCATTACAGCGCGGCATCCAGATGCGTCTGAGGCTGGGTTTGAAGCACTATGTTTTATAATGGGCGACGGCGCACACCTATTACCTTTAAACTTCATTCTCTGTGTTGATGGAGCAAGGCAATTTGCTGAATCTCGTGTTGGTGAAGTGGAGCGATCTGTTCATGCATTGGATTTGATGTCAGGATCATTAACTTGCCTAGTGCAGTGGGCACGTGAGAGCAAGGAAGTTATGAATGAGGATGCTGCTGCAGCTGCCATGTTCACTCAGAACATTGGTGAGATGTGGTTGAGACTTGTGCAAGGATTGAGAAAGCTTTGTTTGGATGACAGAGAGGCAGTTCGAAACCACTCTCTTTTTTCACTCCAAAAATGCTTGAGTGGAGTGCAAGAGATCCATCTTTCACATAACCAATGGTTACAGTGTTTTGATGTGGTCATTTTCCCACTGCTGGATGATTTTCTTGAAATTGCACGAGGGCCGTCTTCAAAAACTTACAGAAACATGGAAGCGGTGCTTGTGGTTGCCATCAAGCTCCTGTCTAAAGTTTTTTTACTCTCTATCAATGAAGTTATGCAGTTGCCAAGATTCGAAAAACTGTGGATGTCCGTATTAAGCCAGATGGAAAGTTATATGAAGGTCAAAATTAGAGGAAAAAAGAGTGAGAAACTTCAGGAACTTGTTCCTGAACTCATCAAGAACTCGTTGCTTATAATGAAGGCAGGAGAAGTCCTTAAACCAGAAAATGGGTCAAGTGGAGATACTAGTAGTTTATGGGAGTTAACATGGTCACATGTGAACAAACTTGCACCTTCTTTGCAAAGTGAAGTGTTTACAGATGCTGAATTAGATAAAGCCAGAGCTAGAGGACAGACTAGTCAAGGTAATATAGAAGCACTCCAAGTCTCTACCTGTGTCAGTGTGGTTTCTACCACAACCAAAATTGTGGCTCAAGAAGGTTAA